The Lycium barbarum isolate Lr01 chromosome 10, ASM1917538v2, whole genome shotgun sequence genome includes a region encoding these proteins:
- the LOC132614233 gene encoding cell wall / vacuolar inhibitor of fructosidase 2, with protein MSYNFYFFLIFVFLISLQPNISTTSSIDLIQKTCKNTKYYDLCVSSLKSDSTSLKADTKGLATIMIKVGMANATATNSFLSSKLVLNTTNYTNNDVVLMKKLLKDCADKYALATNALQDSLQDMNNEVYDYAYMHVMAAADYPNVCHNGFRRNPGLAYPPQLAIREDGFKHICDVVLGILDALGW; from the coding sequence ATGTCTTATAATTTCTACTTCttcttgatttttgttttcttgatttCACTTCAACCAAATATTTCCACCACATCATCAATTGATCTCATCCAAAAAACATGTAAGAACACAAAATACTATGATCTTTGTGTATCCTCTCTCAAATCTGATTCCACAAGTCTCAAAGCAGACACAAAAGGCTTAGCAACCATAATGATCAAAGTTGGAATGGCCAATGCCACAGCCACAAAttcttttctttcttcaaaattagTACTTAACACTACTAATTACACAAATAATGATGTGGTATTAATGAAGAAACTCCTCAAGGATTGTGCTGATAAGTATGCATTAGCCACAAATGCACTTCAAGATTCACTTCAAGATATGAATAATGAAGTTTATGACTATGCTTATATGCATGTTATGGCTGCTGCTGATTACCCTAATGTTTGTCACAATGGGTTTAGGAGGAATCCAGGATTGGCTTATCCTCCTCAACTTGCTATTAGGGAAGATGGATTTAAGCATATTTGTGATGTGGTTTTAGGTATTCTTGATGCTCTTGGATggtga